In Sorghum bicolor cultivar BTx623 chromosome 8, Sorghum_bicolor_NCBIv3, whole genome shotgun sequence, one genomic interval encodes:
- the LOC8155407 gene encoding lysine-specific demethylase JMJ705: MPPPAVETPEWLRNLPVAPEFRPTAAEFADPIAYILKIEAEASRYGICKIVPPLAPPPREATVERLKASFAANAASTAAGDVAAPAPTFPTRLQQVGFSAKNRRPASRRVWESGERYTLEAFRAKARDIEIPRHAVPPKHATQLQLEALFWGACAGKPFNVEYGNDMPGSGFAAPEELNLDLEGAGGNAALAARDVGETEWNMRLAPRARGSLLQAMGRDVAGVTTPMLYVAMLYSWFAWHVEDHELHSLNYLHFGKSKTWYGVPRDAMLAFEDAVRVHGYADDLNAIMAFQILNEKTTVLSPEVLLSAGVPCCRLVQNPGEFVITFPGAYHSGFSHGFNCGEATNIATPCWLQVAKEAAIRRASTNSGPMVSHYQLLYQLALSLHLREPKNSHMPRSSRLRDKKNEGERMIKEAFVGSVIENNSFLSILLDKSSCVIIPEIEFPLPSRAPEVTDKQGLIAGPCSISQQKAEEVYGDEIDEIEEAENMSESTTSSACSQRKFYETKFGTVNSTAFCLSTSDIKIGVIGKGRSHQEGGLLDQGRLPCVQCGILSYACVAIIQPKEAAVQYVISRECMSSSAIHREIMESDDTSNRMAIAHQQGYACETDDNTRQNVSAAQVSGRCRQLYSSSTHGCTSALGLLASAYESSDSDEEAEVPNNISNNCENNDVANGVPNIQSSGTSVQDPNTNLHLYEEENDSRVIASLMQPVEEKCIAMTPVSMETNMIHLADQGESLTSHEQWHAYLDFDDDLTASGVKASPKTSLSTAKGAMETDALTLFKYSKDSCRMHVFCLEHALETWTRLEQIGGANIMLLCNSEYPRAEAAAKVIAEELGMKHAWKDITFKKATSEDTGRIQLALQDEDAEPTSSDWAVKMGINIYYSAKQSKSPLYSKQVPYNPIIYKAFAQENPDSFTDEEGQRSGTTKKKVAGWWCGKNWMSTQVHPLLAREQVEQNHETVYSKAIFSASSCDRMQEQSTRSTTLISRSSSKKISRRKEGDSVEKSRGKKKRNSASACDEAALQYTVYDQPVDFDNHAKYEDGDESEGVDAQNTRQHQQHESRNKKSSSKRRKGNNRSNSFYELHKDNGDIDCRFVTDSTENTSIGDWDNSPPQWCDVIAVKSSARLQGSKRFSKEKASDGLSNVNKKLLKMGKKMSNKKQKNDKTNKQFQENRKKADIVDLLRDEDDGDEATYTKWNEIPKQKTDDVRVKSRGKMQSGKKKVSKCQANDDLHNGGKEAKFSSDIEVCNRRDGTAVDNWEEIPKEKADEVKVKPKMHSGKKKTSKHQASDGLHDADKGAKFSCDIEGCDMSFSTQHDLSLHKRDICPVKGCKKKFFCHKYLLQHRKVHLDERPLMCSFPGCKKTFKWPWARTEHMRVHTGVRPYACTEPGCTQTFRFVSDFSRHKRKTGHSCDKKKKNGT, encoded by the exons atgccgccgccggcggtggAAACGCCGGAGTGGCTGCGCAACCTGCCCGTGGCACCGGAGTTCCGCCCCACTGCCGCCGAGTTCGCGGACCCCATCGCCTATATCCTCAAGATCGAGGCTGAGGCCTCCCGCTACGGCATCTGCAAGATCGTGCCTCcgctcgcgccgccgccgcgggaggCCACGGTCGAGCGCCTCAAGGCCTCCTTCGCTGCCAATGCGGCCTCCACCGCAGCCGGCGACGTCGCGGCCCCTGCACCCACCTTCCCGACGCGGCTCCAGCAGGTGGGTTTCTCCGCCAAGAATCGCCGCCCCGCGAGCCGCCGCGTCTGGGAGAGCGGCGAGCGGTACACGCTGGAGGCCTTCCGCGCCAAGGCCCGCGACATCGAGATACCGAGGCACGCGGTGCCGCCCAAACACGCGACGCAGCTCCAGCTGGAGGCGCTCTTCTGGGGCGCCTGCGCCGGGAAGCCGTTCAACGTCGAGTACGGCAACGACATGCCGGGCTCCGGCTTTGCGGCGCCGGAGGAGCTGAACCTCGacctggagggcgccggaggcAATGCGGCGCTTGCGGCGAGGGACGTCGGGGAGACGGAGTGGAACATGCGGTTGGCCCCTCGGGCGCGGGGCTCGCTGCTGCAGGCGATGGGCCGGGACGTGGCCGGCGTGACGACGCCGATGCTGTATGTTGCGATGCTGTACAGCTGGTTCGCGTGGCACGTGGAGGACCACGAGCTGCACAGCCTCAACTACCTCCACTTCGGCAAGTCCAAGACCTGGTACGGCGTACCACGCGATGCCATGCTTGCCTTCGAGGACGCCGTCCGCGTGCACGGCTACGCCGACGACCTCAACGCCATCA TGGCCTTTCAAATACTAAATGAAAAGACAACTGTGTTGTCTCCTGAAGTGCTTCTTTCTGCTGGAGTTCCTTGCTGCAG ATTGGTTCAAAACCCTGGTGAATTTGTTATCACATTCCCTGGAGCTTATCATTCTGGTTTTAGCCATG GATTTAATTGTGGAGAAGCAACAAACATTGCTACACCTTGCTGGTTGCAAGTGGCTAAAGAAGCTGCAATCAGGAGGGCTTCCACAAATTCGGGCCCAATGGTGTCTCATTATCAACTGCTTTATCAGCTAGCACTGTCATTACATCTAAG ggAGCCGAAGAATTCTCATATGCCTAGAAGCTCTCGTCTAAGGGACAAGAAGAACGAAGGTGAAAGAATGATCAAAGAAGCATTTGTTGGAAGTGTAATAGAAAACAACAGTTTTCTGAGCATCCTTCTTGACAAGAGTTCTTGTGTAATTATCCCGGAGATTGAATTTCCCCTTCCATCGAGGGCACCTGAAGTCACTGATAAGCAAGGCTTGATTGCTGGTCCCTGTAGTATTAGCCAGCAAAAAGCTGAGGAAGTTTATGGTGATGAAATAGATGAAATTGAAGAGGCTGAGAACATGAGTGAATCAACCACTTCCTCTGCATGTAGCCAAAGAAAGTTCTATGAAACAAAATTTGGAACAGTTAATAGTACTGCATTCTGCTTATCAACTTCTGATATTAAGATTGGAGTAATTGGAAAAGGTAGATCACATCAAGAAGGTGGGCTCTTAGATCAAGGGCGGTTGCCATGTGTTCAGTGTGGCATATTAAGCTATGCATGTGTAGCCATCATTCAACCTAAAGAAGCAGCAGTCCAATATGTCATTTCTAGGGAGTGCATGTCATCAAGTGCAATACACAGAGAAATAATGGAATCAGATGATACCTCAAATCGGATGGCAATAGCTCATCAACAAG GATATGCTTGTGAAACTGATGATAATACAAGACAAAATGTGAGTGCAGCCCAAGTTTCTGGTAGGTGTAGGCAGCTATACAGCAGCAGCACCCATGGATGCACTTCCGCCCTTGGGCTTCTGGCTTCTGCTTATGAAtcatcagattctgatgaagaagcaGAAGTACCTAATAATATATCAAACAATTGTGAAAACAATGACGTGGCAAATGGAGTCCCAAATATTCAGTCCTCAGGAACATCAGttcaggatccaaatacaaatcTGCACTTATATGAAGAGGAAAATGACTCCAGAGTAATAGCTTCTCTGATGCAACCAGTGGAGGAGAAATGTATTGCTATGACTCCTGTTAGTATGGAAACAAATATGATCCATCTAGCAGATCAGGGAGAGTCACTAACCTCCCATGAGCAGTGGCATGCGTATCTTGATTTTGATGATGATCTAACTGCATCAGGTGTAAAAGCCTCTCCGAAAACTAGTTTGAGCACAGCTAAAGGTGCAATGGAAACAGATGCACTGACTTTGTTCAAGTACAGCAAGGATTCTTGCAGAATGCACGTGTTTTGTCTAGAACATGCTTTGGAAACTTGGACACGACTTGAACAAATTGGTGGTGCTAATATCATGCTTTTATGCAATTCAG AATATCCTAGAGCAGAGGCAGCAGCAAAAGTTATAGCAGAAGAACTTGGTATGAAGCATGCTTGGAAAGATATCACTTTCAAAAAAGCAACAAGTGAAGACACTGGAAGAATTCAATTAGCTCTTCAGGATGAAGATGCTGAACCTACAAGTAGTGACTGGGCAGTAAAAATGGGTATCAACATATATTACAGTGCCAAACAGAGTAAATCTCCACTTTACAGCAAGCAGGTACCGTACAATCCTATCATTTACAAGGCATTTGCTCAGGAAAATCCAGACAGCTTCACAGATGAAGAAGGACAGCGATCAGGCACAACAAAGAAAAAGGTAGCTGGATGGTGGTGTGGCAAAAATTGGATGTCTACCCAAGTTCATCCACTTTTAGCTCGTGAACAGGTAGAACAGAATCATGAAACAGTTTACAGCAAAGCGATATTCTCTGCTAGTTCTTGTGACAGGATGCAAGAACAATCAACAAGATCTACTACCCTGATCAGCCGAAGTTCTTCAAAAAAGATATCCAGAAGAAAAGAGGGGGACTCTGTTGAGAAATCTAGaggaaaaaagaagagaaacagTGCCAGTGCTTGTGATGAAGCTGCTTTGCAATACACAGTGTATGATCAGCCTGTAGATTTTGATAATCATGCCAAATATGAAGATGGAGATGAAAGTGAAGGTGTGGACGCTCAGAACACCCGGCAACATCAACAACATGAATCACGAAATAAAAAATCAAGTTCTAAGAGGCGAAAGGGTAATAATAGAAGCAACAGCTTTTATGAGCTACACAAGGACAATGGTGACATTGACTGCAGGTTTGTTACAGATAGCACTGAAAACACCTCAATAGGTGACTGGGATAATAGTCCACCACAATGGTGTGATGTCATAGCAGTGAAATCTAGTGCTCGATTGCAAGGTAGTAAGAGGTTTAGCAAGGAGAAGGCAAGTGATGGTTTGTCAAATGTAAACAAGAAATTGCTAAAGATGGGTAAGAAAATGAGTAATAAGAAGCAAAAGAATGATAAAACAAATAAACAGTTTCAAGAAAATCGCAAAAAAGCTGACATAGTGGATTTGCTtcgtgatgaagatgatggagatgAAGCCACATACACAAAATGGAATGAAATTCCAAAACAAAAAACAGATGACGTGAGAGTAAAATCTAGAGGCAAAATGCAAAGTGGTAAGAAAAAAGTCAGCAAATGTCAGGCAAATGATGATTTGCACAATGGAGGCAAGGAAGCTAAATTTTCAAGTGACATAGAAGTGTGCAACAGAAGAGATGGGACAGCAGTAGACAACTGGGAAGAAATTCCAAAAGAAAAAGCTGATGAGGTGAAAGTGAAACCCAAAATGCATAGTGGTAAGAAAAAAACAAGTAAACATCAGGCAAGTGATGGTTTGCACGATGCAGATAAAGGAGCAAAATTTTCTTGTGATATAGAAGGGTGTGACATGAGCTTTAGCACCCAGCATGACTTGTCGCTGCACAAGAGAGACATTTGTCCTGTCAAAGGAtgcaagaagaagttcttctgcCATAAATATTTGCTTCAGCACCGCAAAGTGCACCTGGATGAAAGACCGCTCATGTGTTCATTTCCAGGCTGCAAGAAGACATTCAAGTGGCCATGGGCGAGGACAGAGCACATGAGGGTGCATACAGGGGTGCGCCCATATGCATGCACAGAACCTGGCTGCACTCAGACATTCCGGTTTGTCTCGGACTTCAGCCGTCACAAGAGAAAGACTGGCCATTCGTGTgataagaaaaagaagaacGGTACATAG